From Deferrisoma camini S3R1, the proteins below share one genomic window:
- a CDS encoding sigma 54-interacting transcriptional regulator codes for MSRPVSEQILVVDDDKDLLRLLSLRLRSAGFRVVTAESGEQALAVLATAQPDLVITDLRMEGMDGMGLYEAIRERRPSLPVIILTAHGSIPEAVEATRRGVFGFMTKPFDGKELLAEVRRALALAPGEGTTRDLRWRAGIVTRSPAMEEVLRRAHLAAQGDAAVLIWGESGTGKELLARAIHRASPRSKGPFVAINCGAIPEPLLESELFGHIRGAFTGATEERPGLFRSAQGGTLLLDEIGDMPLSLQVKLLRVLQDREIRPVGASRTVPVDVRVIAATHRNLEEAVREGRFREDLYYRIHVVRLEIPPLSERREDIPLLAEHFLARLAERSGRRVGGFAPDAMELLLQAPWPGNVRQLANVVEHAFTLTPGSLIPADLVREALREPGEAVPTLAEARRRFELEYLVRVLQMTGGNVTRAARIAGRNRTEFYRLLRRYHLDPSLFKSPPASM; via the coding sequence GTGAGCCGGCCGGTTTCCGAACAGATCCTCGTGGTGGACGACGACAAGGACCTGCTGCGGCTCCTGTCCCTGCGGCTTCGATCGGCCGGGTTCCGCGTGGTGACGGCCGAGAGCGGAGAGCAGGCCCTGGCGGTCCTGGCCACCGCCCAGCCGGACCTGGTGATCACCGATCTGCGCATGGAGGGGATGGACGGGATGGGGCTGTACGAGGCCATCCGGGAGCGCCGGCCCTCCCTGCCGGTGATCATCCTGACCGCCCACGGGTCGATCCCCGAGGCGGTGGAGGCCACCCGCCGCGGCGTGTTCGGGTTCATGACCAAACCGTTCGACGGGAAGGAGCTCCTGGCGGAGGTGCGGCGGGCCCTCGCGCTGGCTCCGGGGGAGGGAACCACCAGGGACCTGCGGTGGAGGGCGGGCATCGTGACCCGAAGCCCGGCCATGGAGGAGGTTCTGCGACGGGCCCATCTGGCGGCCCAAGGGGACGCCGCGGTCTTGATCTGGGGCGAGAGCGGCACCGGCAAGGAGCTGCTCGCCCGGGCGATCCACCGGGCCAGCCCCCGGAGCAAGGGGCCGTTCGTGGCGATCAACTGCGGGGCCATCCCCGAGCCCCTCCTGGAGTCGGAGCTGTTCGGGCACATCCGGGGGGCGTTCACCGGAGCCACCGAGGAGCGCCCGGGGCTGTTTCGGTCGGCCCAAGGGGGGACGCTGCTGCTCGACGAGATCGGGGACATGCCCCTCAGCCTGCAGGTGAAGCTGCTGCGGGTGCTCCAGGACCGCGAGATCCGCCCGGTGGGAGCCTCCCGCACGGTTCCCGTGGACGTGCGGGTGATCGCGGCCACCCACCGCAACCTCGAAGAGGCGGTTCGGGAGGGGAGGTTCCGGGAGGACCTGTACTACCGGATTCACGTGGTGCGCCTGGAGATCCCCCCGCTGTCCGAGCGACGGGAGGACATCCCCCTGCTGGCCGAGCACTTCCTGGCCCGCCTGGCCGAGCGCTCCGGCCGGCGGGTGGGGGGGTTCGCTCCCGATGCCATGGAGCTGCTGCTACAGGCACCCTGGCCGGGAAACGTTCGCCAGCTCGCCAACGTGGTGGAGCACGCCTTCACCCTGACCCCGGGCTCCCTCATCCCGGCCGATCTGGTGCGCGAGGCGCTTCGGGAGCCCGGGGAGGCCGTCCCCACCCTGGCGGAGGCCCGGAGACGCTTCGAGCTGGAGTACCTGGTGCGGGTGCTCCAGATGACCGGAGGGAACGTCACCCGGGCGGCGCGGATCGCGGGCCGAAATCGGACGGAGTTCTACCGGCTGCTGCGCCGGTACCACCTGGATCCCAGCCTGTTCAAGAGCCCCCCGGCTTCCATGTAA
- a CDS encoding uroporphyrinogen decarboxylase/cobalamine-independent methonine synthase family protein, with protein sequence MSIPGNCLTTAMGILPHTDVDRALELALSLDIPFWPQLPRLSYYEDMYVQVSENFPGVRIDEKNQRIDFSTERFYEELPAFLERMEDPDLYRLSERYSAVYHRFLSLDLSDRPAIRGQMEGPISFGFSVKDENDRPLIYDDEVRGLLIDFLARKVNTMGDELRARNPNAFMFVDEPGLEFLFSALAGYTDTAARQDLDTFFSSIQGKRGVHLCGNPDWDFLLNTSMDVLSFNAFGSGDRFVNYAPSLRRFLEGGGVIGWGIVPANYDDYRATDLTELLDHLERLWDALEPTGLTREKLLPRSLLLPATCALVNPDREHTVEACYDLLRELSHRVRDRYGLGGVG encoded by the coding sequence GTGAGCATACCCGGAAACTGCCTCACCACCGCCATGGGCATCCTGCCCCACACCGACGTGGACCGGGCCCTGGAGCTGGCCCTGAGCCTCGACATCCCGTTCTGGCCCCAGTTGCCGCGTCTGTCGTACTACGAGGACATGTACGTACAGGTCTCGGAGAACTTTCCGGGGGTGCGGATCGACGAGAAGAACCAACGGATCGACTTCTCCACCGAGCGGTTCTACGAGGAGCTGCCGGCGTTCCTGGAGCGCATGGAGGATCCGGACCTGTACCGCCTGTCCGAGAGGTACTCGGCGGTGTACCACCGCTTTCTGTCCCTGGACCTCTCGGATCGGCCGGCCATCCGGGGGCAGATGGAGGGCCCGATCTCCTTCGGTTTCAGCGTCAAGGACGAGAACGACCGGCCCCTGATCTACGACGACGAGGTCCGGGGGCTTCTGATCGACTTCCTCGCGCGGAAGGTGAACACCATGGGCGACGAGCTCCGCGCCAGGAACCCCAACGCGTTCATGTTCGTGGACGAGCCGGGGCTGGAGTTCCTGTTCTCGGCCCTGGCGGGGTACACCGACACCGCGGCACGCCAGGACCTGGACACTTTTTTCTCCTCGATCCAGGGAAAGAGGGGGGTGCATCTGTGCGGAAACCCGGACTGGGACTTCCTGCTGAACACCTCCATGGACGTCCTGAGCTTCAACGCCTTCGGCAGCGGGGATCGGTTCGTGAACTACGCCCCGAGCCTCCGGAGGTTCCTGGAGGGCGGGGGGGTGATCGGGTGGGGAATCGTGCCGGCGAACTACGACGACTACCGGGCCACCGACCTCACCGAGCTGCTGGACCACCTGGAGCGGCTGTGGGACGCCCTGGAGCCGACCGGCCTGACCCGCGAGAAGCTCCTGCCGCGAAGCCTGTTGCTCCCGGCCACCTGCGCGCTGGTGAACCCCGACCGGGAACACACGGTGGAGGCCTGTTACGATCTGCTCAGGGAGCTGAGCCACCGGGTCCGGGACCGTTACGGGCTGGGAGGGGTGGGATGA
- a CDS encoding tetratricopeptide repeat protein yields MWLRRIATLVTVLMVAAGAAAADIPRSARLVKEAGNQFLAAKRYADAIDCYLQALEIVPEYPEAHYNLGVAFLKGFRAFRLARHHFERYLDLEPLAPDREAVEALVATLARKESPLPGEPGQVVAVVGGRLLVSGGGWVRKGDEIEIREQTGTPCARVLADYVYPDCVLTQRILDDDTLQRIQPGLVAVNR; encoded by the coding sequence ATGTGGCTTCGGCGGATTGCGACTCTGGTGACGGTCCTCATGGTCGCGGCGGGGGCTGCCGCGGCGGACATTCCCCGCTCGGCCCGTTTGGTCAAGGAGGCGGGCAACCAGTTCCTCGCGGCCAAACGCTACGCGGACGCGATCGACTGCTACCTGCAGGCCCTGGAGATCGTGCCGGAGTACCCAGAGGCCCACTACAACCTGGGGGTGGCTTTCCTCAAGGGGTTTCGGGCCTTTCGTCTGGCCCGCCATCACTTCGAGAGATATCTCGACCTGGAACCCCTTGCCCCGGATCGCGAAGCGGTCGAGGCCCTCGTGGCCACCCTGGCCAGGAAGGAGTCGCCGTTGCCCGGCGAACCCGGCCAGGTGGTGGCCGTGGTGGGCGGGCGGCTGCTCGTGAGCGGAGGGGGGTGGGTGCGCAAAGGGGACGAGATCGAGATCCGGGAGCAGACGGGGACCCCCTGCGCCCGGGTGCTCGCGGACTACGTGTACCCCGACTGCGTCCTGACCCAACGAATTCTGGACGACGACACCCTCCAACGGATCCAGCCCGGGTTGGTCGCGGTGAACCGCTGA
- a CDS encoding TIGR02757 family protein: MARPARSELERLYAAHHRPEFLWPDPLVFARGWADPRDGEVAALVAAAFAYGRVEKILEALGEIFGHLGDRPREALGRVAPREWQERLGGFAYRFHKGGDVAVLLHLVAQALERWGTLADLFERSDPGDDLKTALSRFSQAVLGGDPRPLLREPRLPPRHPVRHLLASPATGGAAKRMCLFLRWVVRRDALDPGYWHGRVDPARLVVPLDAHVARVGRALGFTARKSNDWKTAVEITHSLAAYDPADPVRFDFSLFRFGMGRYGPGSVWNG, encoded by the coding sequence GTGGCGAGACCGGCCCGCTCGGAGCTCGAACGGCTCTACGCCGCGCACCACCGCCCCGAGTTCCTTTGGCCCGATCCGCTCGTGTTCGCCCGCGGATGGGCGGATCCCCGGGACGGCGAGGTGGCCGCCCTGGTGGCGGCCGCGTTTGCGTACGGGCGGGTCGAGAAGATCCTGGAGGCCCTGGGGGAGATCTTCGGCCACCTGGGGGACCGGCCCAGGGAGGCCCTGGGCCGCGTTGCGCCCCGCGAGTGGCAGGAGCGGCTGGGGGGGTTCGCGTACCGGTTCCACAAGGGGGGCGACGTGGCCGTGCTGCTTCACCTGGTGGCCCAGGCCCTGGAGCGGTGGGGGACCCTCGCGGACCTGTTCGAAAGGTCGGATCCCGGCGACGATCTCAAGACGGCCCTGTCACGGTTCTCGCAGGCCGTTCTCGGCGGCGACCCCCGTCCTCTCCTTCGGGAGCCCCGGCTGCCCCCCCGCCACCCGGTGCGCCACCTGCTGGCCTCCCCGGCGACCGGGGGGGCGGCGAAGCGGATGTGCCTGTTCCTGCGGTGGGTGGTGCGGCGCGACGCCCTGGACCCCGGGTACTGGCACGGCCGGGTGGATCCGGCCCGGCTGGTGGTCCCCCTCGACGCCCACGTGGCCCGCGTGGGGCGGGCCTTGGGGTTCACGGCCCGCAAGAGCAACGACTGGAAGACCGCGGTGGAGATCACCCACAGCCTGGCCGCGTACGATCCGGCCGACCCGGTGCGGTTCGACTTCTCGTTGTTCCGGTTCGGGATGGGGCGCTACGGGCCGGGTTCCGTCTGGAACGGGTAG
- the astB gene encoding N-succinylarginine dihydrolase has translation MGGRGDRVDRPTRGKDPAGGAADPAAVELQLDGLVGPTHHYGGLAYGNLASMDHQGAPSDPRAAALEGIGKMERVAGLGVPQAVLPPHERPDVPTLRRLGFTGTDEQVLARCLRDAPDLLAAVSSASSMWAANAATVSPSADTADGRVHITPANLVSHFHRSLEAAFTHRLLRRIFSDPDRFVVHPPLPPNPAMADEGAANHMRLAPGHGAPGIEVFVYGRRALRVEGREPTRFPARHSREASEALIRSHGLPAERVVLVRQDPKAVDAGVFHNDVAAVGNEDFLLVHSEAWADRAAARRLARRFEAAFGTPLHLEVVSEKRLPLSRAVATYLFNSQVLTLPEGGMAVVAPTECRRDAVAREILTELVERPGPIRAVHYVHVRQSMRNGGGPACLRLRVVLTPIERAAVHPGVMLTPERAVALRGWVNRHYRDRLVFQDLADPQLLRETRTALDELTRLLGLGSVYPFQTEPGP, from the coding sequence ATGGGCGGACGGGGGGATCGCGTCGACCGCCCCACCCGGGGGAAGGACCCGGCGGGGGGCGCCGCGGACCCGGCCGCGGTGGAACTCCAACTGGACGGCCTGGTCGGGCCCACCCACCACTACGGCGGGCTGGCGTACGGCAACCTGGCCTCCATGGACCACCAGGGGGCCCCTTCCGATCCGCGGGCCGCGGCTCTGGAGGGGATCGGGAAGATGGAACGTGTGGCCGGGTTGGGAGTGCCCCAGGCCGTCCTCCCCCCCCACGAACGGCCGGACGTTCCGACCCTGCGTCGGCTGGGGTTCACCGGAACCGACGAGCAGGTGCTGGCGCGCTGTCTGCGGGACGCCCCGGATCTTCTGGCGGCCGTGTCGAGCGCGTCGAGCATGTGGGCGGCCAACGCGGCCACGGTGAGCCCGTCGGCCGACACGGCGGACGGCCGGGTTCACATCACCCCGGCCAACCTCGTCTCCCACTTCCACCGATCGTTGGAAGCGGCGTTCACCCACCGGCTGCTGCGCCGGATCTTTTCCGACCCCGACCGGTTCGTGGTTCACCCCCCGCTTCCGCCGAACCCGGCCATGGCGGACGAGGGAGCCGCGAACCACATGCGGCTGGCCCCCGGCCACGGCGCCCCCGGCATCGAGGTGTTCGTGTACGGCCGCCGGGCGTTGCGGGTGGAGGGCCGGGAGCCCACCCGGTTTCCGGCCCGTCACAGCCGCGAGGCCTCGGAGGCCCTGATTCGGTCCCACGGACTCCCGGCGGAGCGGGTGGTGCTGGTCCGCCAGGACCCGAAGGCCGTGGACGCGGGGGTGTTCCACAACGACGTGGCGGCCGTGGGCAACGAGGACTTCCTGCTCGTCCACTCCGAGGCCTGGGCCGACCGGGCCGCGGCGCGCCGCCTCGCCCGGCGGTTCGAGGCGGCGTTCGGCACCCCCCTGCACCTCGAGGTGGTCTCCGAAAAACGCCTTCCGCTCTCCCGGGCCGTGGCCACCTACCTGTTCAACAGCCAGGTCCTCACCCTGCCCGAAGGAGGGATGGCCGTGGTGGCGCCCACGGAGTGCCGCCGCGACGCCGTGGCCCGGGAGATCCTGACCGAACTGGTGGAGCGGCCCGGCCCGATCCGCGCGGTACACTACGTCCACGTACGCCAGAGCATGCGAAACGGCGGGGGACCGGCGTGCCTGCGGCTGCGGGTGGTACTGACCCCGATCGAGCGGGCGGCCGTGCACCCCGGCGTGATGCTGACCCCCGAGCGGGCGGTCGCGCTGCGCGGGTGGGTGAACCGCCACTACCGCGATCGGCTGGTGTTTCAGGATCTGGCCGACCCCCAACTGCTCCGGGAGACCCGCACGGCCCTGGACGAGCTCACCCGCCTTCTCGGGCTCGGTTCCGTCTACCCGTTCCAGACGGAACCCGGCCCGTAG
- a CDS encoding arginine N-succinyltransferase, which yields MVFRPVRKEDLDRVVELVVGSGHGLTSLPKDPELLAERVWEGAEVFGREVRRPGGESYLFVLEDRRTGALAGTAGIVAKVGGFEPFYTYRIETHELRSEVLGIRRRIRCLHPVREHSGPCEIGSLYLAPSHRRHGNGRLLSLGRFLYMACQPHRFEREVIAEMRGVVDDRGRCPFWEAIGRHFFGLDFPKADYLSVRDKRIISELMPAHPIYVPLLPEEAQRVIGRVHPETEPALALLRQEGFRPLGFVDIFDGGPLVGCPRDQIRTVRETRVLPASSGDPGPAGVPHLVAPYPSGVPVVLALFPRDAPEALLPPEGFGVLRIPPGAPVACAPLRPAPAGA from the coding sequence ATGGTGTTTCGGCCGGTCCGGAAGGAAGACCTGGACCGTGTCGTGGAGCTCGTTGTCGGCTCCGGGCACGGTCTCACGAGCCTCCCCAAGGACCCCGAACTCCTGGCCGAACGGGTGTGGGAGGGTGCCGAGGTGTTCGGTCGCGAGGTCCGCAGGCCGGGGGGGGAGTCGTATCTGTTCGTACTGGAGGACCGTCGGACGGGAGCCCTGGCCGGGACCGCGGGCATTGTCGCCAAGGTGGGGGGGTTCGAGCCGTTCTACACCTACCGGATCGAGACCCACGAGCTGCGGTCCGAGGTGCTGGGCATCCGGCGCCGGATTCGGTGCCTGCACCCGGTTCGGGAGCACAGCGGCCCCTGCGAGATCGGCAGCCTGTACCTGGCGCCCTCCCACCGCCGGCACGGCAATGGCCGGCTCCTGTCCCTGGGCCGGTTCCTGTACATGGCGTGCCAGCCCCATCGGTTCGAACGGGAGGTGATCGCCGAGATGCGCGGCGTGGTGGACGACCGGGGACGGTGCCCGTTCTGGGAGGCCATCGGCCGCCACTTCTTCGGCCTCGACTTCCCCAAGGCCGATTACCTGAGCGTACGGGACAAGCGGATTATCTCGGAACTGATGCCCGCCCATCCGATCTACGTGCCCCTCCTTCCCGAGGAGGCCCAACGGGTCATCGGGCGGGTGCATCCGGAAACGGAACCGGCCCTTGCCCTGCTGCGCCAGGAGGGGTTTCGCCCGCTGGGCTTCGTGGACATCTTCGACGGCGGCCCCTTGGTGGGCTGCCCGCGGGACCAGATTCGGACCGTGCGCGAAACCCGGGTGCTTCCTGCCTCCTCCGGCGATCCGGGTCCGGCCGGGGTGCCTCACCTCGTGGCGCCCTACCCTTCCGGCGTCCCCGTGGTGCTGGCCCTCTTCCCCCGGGATGCCCCCGAGGCCCTGCTTCCGCCCGAGGGGTTCGGGGTCCTCCGGATTCCCCCCGGCGCGCCGGTGGCCTGCGCCCCGTTGCGACCGGCTCCGGCCGGCGCGTGA
- a CDS encoding aminotransferase class III-fold pyridoxal phosphate-dependent enzyme: MSRLSADILRTDPRVREARRLLAGAVGDVQARITGIRAPDPALSVQASEAVQRWGELRGAPLALPYLGSGVGRGPFVELADGSVKYDMIGGIGVHFLGHGHPLVLQAGLDAALEDMAMQGNLQQTSLALSFAEELLGLANARGAGLDHVFFTTSGAMANENALKLAFHRHRPADRILAFEGGFAGRTLALAWVTDRPAYREGLPPTVAVDYVPFFEPTDPRGSTDRARAALRAHLDRYPGRHAAMVFELVQGERGGFPGDGEFFRVLMAELRDSGVAVMVDEVQTFGRTLAPFAFQHYGLDDLVDLVTVGKMTLVCATLFREAYRPPTGLLSQTFTGATASFRVGLAVLRVLRESDLFGPDGGNARVHLRLAERFEQMECRMPGGIRGPYGIGAMVAFTPFDGSATAARAVVRRLFEAGVVAFTAGHAPCRVRFLVPTPVVSYADLDAVADRVEAVIAQGPPGEGEVPP; encoded by the coding sequence GTGAGCAGGCTGTCGGCCGACATCTTGCGCACCGACCCGCGGGTACGGGAGGCCCGACGGCTCCTCGCCGGGGCCGTGGGCGACGTGCAGGCCCGGATCACGGGGATCCGGGCCCCCGACCCCGCCCTATCGGTGCAGGCATCCGAAGCGGTGCAACGGTGGGGAGAGCTCCGGGGCGCCCCTCTAGCCCTGCCCTACCTCGGCTCCGGCGTGGGGCGGGGGCCGTTCGTCGAGCTGGCGGACGGAAGCGTGAAGTACGACATGATCGGAGGGATCGGGGTCCACTTCCTGGGCCACGGGCATCCCCTCGTGCTCCAGGCAGGTTTGGACGCTGCCCTGGAGGACATGGCCATGCAGGGCAACCTCCAGCAAACCTCCCTCGCGCTCTCGTTTGCGGAGGAGCTCCTCGGCCTGGCCAACGCCCGGGGGGCCGGGTTGGACCACGTCTTCTTCACCACCAGCGGGGCCATGGCCAACGAGAACGCCTTGAAGCTCGCGTTCCACCGGCACCGGCCGGCCGACCGCATCCTCGCCTTCGAAGGTGGGTTCGCGGGGAGAACCCTGGCTCTGGCCTGGGTCACGGACCGTCCAGCCTACCGCGAAGGGCTGCCCCCCACCGTGGCTGTGGACTACGTTCCGTTCTTCGAGCCCACAGACCCCCGGGGCAGCACCGACAGGGCCCGGGCCGCCCTCCGCGCACACCTGGACCGGTATCCGGGGCGGCACGCGGCCATGGTGTTCGAGCTCGTTCAGGGGGAACGGGGCGGATTCCCCGGGGACGGGGAGTTCTTCCGGGTCCTCATGGCGGAACTGCGGGACAGCGGCGTGGCCGTGATGGTGGACGAGGTCCAGACCTTTGGGAGGACCTTGGCGCCGTTTGCCTTTCAGCACTACGGGCTCGACGACCTGGTGGACCTGGTCACGGTGGGGAAGATGACCCTGGTGTGCGCCACCCTGTTCCGGGAGGCCTACCGTCCCCCCACCGGCCTGCTCAGCCAAACGTTCACTGGGGCCACCGCGTCGTTCCGCGTGGGCCTGGCCGTGCTCCGGGTGCTGAGGGAGTCCGACCTGTTTGGCCCGGACGGCGGCAACGCCCGGGTGCACCTCCGTCTCGCCGAGAGGTTCGAGCAGATGGAGTGTCGGATGCCCGGGGGGATCCGGGGGCCTTACGGAATCGGGGCCATGGTGGCTTTCACCCCGTTCGACGGCTCAGCGACCGCGGCCAGGGCCGTGGTCCGGAGGCTGTTCGAAGCCGGCGTGGTGGCGTTTACGGCCGGCCACGCCCCTTGCCGGGTGCGGTTCCTCGTTCCCACCCCTGTCGTGTCCTACGCCGACCTGGACGCCGTGGCCGACCGGGTGGAGGCGGTGATCGCCCAAGGTCCCCCCGGGGAAGGGGAGGTCCCGCCGTGA
- a CDS encoding M20/M25/M40 family metallo-hydrolase, producing the protein MDDLFRTLEQWVRAASWSRDPAGVRRMVAGLAPLFRSLGARVDLVSLDPWNTWDEDGRAVRVAVGPALWAVKRPTAPAQVLLVAHADTALPPARPPERGIHRGRPALWGVGALDAKGGIAVAWEALRRFESGDLPEPAVGWGVWIAPDEELGSPASAPLLVSRAARYEAALVFEPSHSDGALVSDRMGSGNFTVVVHGRRAHVGRNPDEGRNAVHALAALVVELERWAGDTPGVRVNVGEIRGGEAVNVIPERAVARWNVRCRDPLDVQRFTEGLTRIHARIEARYGVRLEIHGEFGRPPRRLDDRTLALYERLAECAGRSGRPLRWAPSGGVSDANLLSAAGLACADGLGPRGDGMHTPEEWVDLHSLEERIELVTEFLRTLDAARRPGGRSAGAVP; encoded by the coding sequence ATGGACGACCTGTTCCGAACGCTCGAGCAGTGGGTGCGGGCGGCGTCCTGGAGCCGGGACCCCGCCGGGGTCCGGAGGATGGTCGCCGGCCTCGCCCCCCTGTTCCGTTCCCTCGGTGCCCGCGTGGATCTGGTCTCCCTCGACCCCTGGAACACCTGGGACGAAGACGGCCGGGCCGTGAGGGTGGCCGTGGGGCCCGCCCTGTGGGCCGTCAAGCGGCCCACGGCCCCTGCCCAGGTCCTGCTCGTGGCCCATGCCGACACTGCCCTCCCCCCGGCCCGCCCCCCCGAGCGCGGCATCCACCGCGGTCGCCCCGCCCTGTGGGGAGTCGGCGCCCTCGACGCCAAGGGCGGCATCGCCGTGGCCTGGGAAGCCCTTCGCCGGTTCGAGTCCGGCGACCTTCCGGAGCCGGCCGTGGGCTGGGGGGTCTGGATCGCCCCCGACGAGGAACTCGGATCCCCTGCCTCGGCTCCACTCCTGGTCTCCCGGGCCGCCCGGTATGAGGCGGCCCTGGTGTTCGAGCCCTCCCACTCGGACGGCGCGCTGGTGTCCGACCGGATGGGGTCGGGCAACTTCACGGTGGTGGTCCACGGCCGCCGGGCCCACGTGGGCCGCAACCCGGACGAGGGCCGAAATGCCGTGCACGCCCTGGCCGCTCTCGTGGTGGAGCTGGAACGGTGGGCCGGAGACACCCCCGGGGTTCGCGTCAACGTGGGGGAGATCCGGGGCGGGGAGGCGGTCAACGTGATCCCGGAGCGCGCGGTGGCCCGGTGGAACGTACGGTGCCGGGACCCGCTGGACGTGCAGCGGTTCACCGAGGGGCTCACCCGAATTCACGCGCGGATCGAGGCACGTTACGGCGTGCGGCTCGAAATCCACGGGGAGTTCGGCCGACCGCCGAGACGCCTCGACGATCGCACCCTGGCCCTGTACGAACGATTGGCGGAATGCGCCGGCCGGTCCGGTCGGCCGCTCCGCTGGGCGCCCAGCGGGGGGGTGTCGGACGCGAACCTGCTGTCGGCCGCAGGGCTTGCGTGCGCCGACGGCCTCGGTCCCCGTGGAGACGGCATGCACACCCCGGAGGAGTGGGTGGACCTGCACAGCCTGGAGGAACGGATCGAGTTGGTGACGGAGTTCTTACGAACCCTGGATGCCGCCCGTCGTCCCGGTGGTCGTTCGGCGGGGGCCGTGCCGTGA